The Rhodamnia argentea isolate NSW1041297 chromosome 10, ASM2092103v1, whole genome shotgun sequence sequence TTGTTTGAGGGTGACTGTTACCTGAAATTCCCCGATACCAGGAAAAACCCAGCCTTGACTTTCTGGATAAGAGGGGTATCTTAGCTCCCCTGCAGGTCCTAAACCTACTTCAATGTCTATTATCTGTCCTGATTCCAGGAAATCTGACATGTTTTCCCTGAAGCTCTTCATGTAGTCACTATACATCTGAATGCACAATACGACATTATAAAATGTGAATCAGACAATTTATCACATAAAAAGGATAGAACAACTGAAAGAAATGCCTAATTTGGTTTAATGTACTTACATCTGATTTAGTATAAAAAGTATCACTATGCAAATTGCAGCAGTCTGGCTGATATTATTTTTCTGTAATTATGTAGTCTAAATAATTTGATAGCATGAGCTAAAAATTCATGATCATGAGTGTGCATACTATATTTGTATATTCTTAAGATGCCTTTTCCACTCAAAAATATATCTTCTagttctcaaattatttttccctttttagtaATGTGTGCTTGAAACCTCTATTTCCTTCTAATGGTTCTTAATAATGAGGTAAACCTTATGTATTTCTGTCTAGTGTTTGTTGTGTTCATTCTAGGACAAATTCATTATTGCCCAGATAAACATATGGGGAAACTATCGACTACCATTCTCACTTTAATACCCGTACACCAATTTGTATCTCACTTTTGAAAATCCattcctctttcctcctcctcagTCGTTCCCCAATgacctaattccctaaaaaccgtccaactttaggttcaatcccagccccattttttttttttttttgtaaataaataaTCAACAATTTTCactctagtcccaaatctactcccatgtccaaaaatcaccattggtttcttcaaaattatcaacttcATGAGGATGTTGTTCCATACGAGGTGAGGGTGTTGGTGAAGACACAGGTTTTGATAATGAACATCTAATTGACTCTGATGTTGATAATTTGAAGAAACCAGATGCAGTTTTTTAACACAGGGTGAATTTGAGAATATAGTggaagtttatgattttttagattaaaaaaaaagttcatggcaGAATTGGGATTGGACTTAAAGTTGGGGTTTGTTTAGGGAACAAAGATGTGTCCCAAGCCCCCCTCTCTCCTCATGCTTGGCTTCCTAGCTTTGAGGACGTTGCAACTGACATCAACACCAAATCGGAGGTCAGGGACTGTCCGCCTTCTGTGACAGCCCAGATCCTGGTCGGGCTCAAAGTCTCTCGGAGCTCGATATCACGGCTGTGTTGAGCTTTGAACAGAGTTCGAGCCTGAGCTCCATAGCCATGGTGACCGAGCTTTGGACAAAGCTCAAGcgcaagctccatggccgagctCTTTTAGAGCTTTGTGCAAAAGGGAGGGGGAGGATCGTGGTGGTTGGTTTGGTGCTGGTTGGCGAGCGGCGTTAGGCGGCGGATCTGTTGACGGTGTGCGGCATCAAACATGGCGGCTGATTTTGTGCTTGGGTACGGTGGACCTTGGATTGGTTAGGCGGTGATGGGTAGTTTTTGTGTGGTTTTCTACTTGAAAGAGGTGCTAATGAGTCTTTTAAGCTTTAAATTTTGTCTTGAGGTGCAAATTGCAGGTTTAAGGAGGGGATACATATTGATATGGGTGAGAAAACTCAAGttggattttgaaattttccctgtCATATATGATGTCATGATGCTTATCTTGAAGCCAGCTCAACTCTTTCAGTGGCTAGCAGTGGCTATGCAAGACTCAAACATGATAAATAAAGCTCATAATCACCTGTACAGCAGTTCTTCCGTAAAAGAGAGGTTGGTCATCCACACCAATTGTGAGATATTCTCTGTTCCTGTTGCCATTTCTATTTGTGTAGAATATATCAGGGTCTTTTTCTTGAATGCCTAGTACCCATTTAGGAATTGGGATGTTTACCGCATCTCCGATATTTCCACCACATTGGTGGAACGACATTATAGCTTGTATCTTCAGATTGCATCCTTGAACAATCTGAAACAGGCTCCTATATGCAGTCCAGTCATACTGTTTAGGACCTTGGGATTCCACAATTCCCCACCAGACATCAACCATTATTCCATCAACGCCTGCTGCACTCAGCTTCTTGAGCTGCTGCTCTATCCCATCTCTGTCCTTGAAAGTGTTATAAACTGTGATGACCTCAAGCTGAAAGTAAGCATTGGTAGTAGAGTTATTAGTTTGCCATCTTTAGTTGCATTTTGCGTTTTTTGTCGGGGAAGATTTATTGGTACTTACAGGGAGCATTACATAGATTGGTACATAGTTTGCTAACATCTTCTCATCATATGTACCAGGAGATGTTGTAGCCTGCACAATGTAATGACAGCTAGGTTTACAGCTTCTCTTTGGATTAACGTTTCTCTTTGCCTCGCTTTCAGAATATCCAGAATGCGACAGATGGGATATATGGAGGAAATAATCACCACAAGAAGGCATATAGAGAGATGATGGAATGGGAGATAAATTTCTCAGAAACAAGTATGGGGCAATTACCGGTCCTGGAAACTGGCAAAACATGTACAAATGATACAATGTAGCCACAGTCATTTGGGTCGCAGGGTATTGGAGAGGGTGGAAGCAGCTATGAACTATAAAATTCAATTGAGTCAAGGTTGAGCAAAGTTGCTAATCTTAACGTGATGCTTCAACTTTTGAACGagacaaaaaattcaattgagtcAAGGTTGAGCAAAGGGTATTATCACTTGCCCCTGACTCTGTGGACACCTCGTATGCCACGGCTTTGAGATTCTTGAATACCCTGCCAGAGTTGAATGAGAGAGCTTTCCTGTAACTAAGCCTCTCCGCTCGCCAGACTTCTTGTCCGCCATGATTGACCATTGTCAAATCCTGACCGAGTTCTCCACAGAAGAATCTGCCCTTGGACCCCGTTTCAGCAGGTGATGCAGAACTCAAAATGCTCGTCATGTTGGCTTCAACTTCTCTCCTTTGTTGCCTTTGGCCAGTGAGTGGTTTTGAATGGCAATTCCTTGTGTCTATCTATCTGGTCTTGTGTTTTTTCATGTGAATGGTGTAATGAAGTCCCttattttgcaagaaaaatctAGTCTGTTTTGTTTCTCATATCAGATTTTTCTCATGCGTGGCTTGTGGTCTGCATATAGGCTTTCCCATGATATGCAGGAAACCTCTAGGGAGGAATGCAATGGATTGGGTGGTCGAGACTTTCTCATAGGATAAAAGGGCAATGTTTTGAATCTCTCTTAACCCGGAATGTTCATCTTCTGGTTGTATATGTGCGTTGTCAATAAATCTTCCAGTCACTGTCTGAGCTTTTGTTTTGTCTTCTTCGAGCCATTGTCCTTAACTTGAGTGTGGGGGAAATGAGCAGCTTTATCCTTTTCcctccaaaaagaaaagttaagcGGGGACACTATCGGTTGATCATTGATTAGTGTCAAATAAACTCTTACACATGGAATTTTCGGTGAATATTCATTATATTAGTGCCACGATGATCTTATCATAAGCTTACCTCAACTATGTTGAATTAGGATAATGCATATAAATGTTGCCTTATGAAAAATGTCATAAAGTCTCACACCACACACATGAAGCTCGACCAAATGATCGAAGCGACCACGAACTCGAAGAGCAAGCAAGATGCACCAGAAGAATAACTACTGAATCCGGAATGAAGCACGGGAACAACCATTCTAACTAAGAAATCGGTCAGCAATTCATAAAAGGGGAAAATGCTAGATAAAGGctcaagtgccataattttcttaaataagaacaTGAAGTGACCATTGTTTGAGTTAGAGGCTTGAAGTTTTCTCTTTATCTCCGATAAAGACCTGAAGTgatcatgtttcaaataagggcccgatcACAACGGCCGACCAAATATTCCcgccgatcaagggcattttcgttaaaatttaattttaacttttaattaattaaattaaaatttaaaaaaaaaagtaagagtaaaaagaaaagggaaagggcccgtgtctcctttccttttttttttcttttacggtttcaatttttctttttaatttttgaaaaatagaaaaagtaaaaaaatgacgaaaatgcccctatCAACCGATgagtcatgcccttttttgagattgatatagctatttcatgcatttatttgaaataatatccaatttagtcccttatttgagacaatgaagacacttcaagcccttatttaaaacaatgttAACTTTAGATGTTTATTTGAGAAGATGAAGGCGCttgatgtccttttttttttttttttaaatttccctaaaaaaatgttttcttaactAGAGAATGGGTATGAGTTGTAACACGGTGGCCGTCGTTACCGGCCTATGCACCTGGTGTGAAAGAGTATCCGCTATGGCGCCGCCAAACAACCAACGGCTCTTCAATCGTAAAAATTTTATACTGTTATAAAGTGAATTTacatttcgaaaataaaaatcttgtGTCGTTATCAAAACACACACGAAACCAAAAGTTTGAAGTGGCTGCCTTGGTGAGGCCGAGGAGGGAAATATCAACGACAACTTTTTCAGGTGTACAAGTTTCCCAGCGACTTAGTAAGGTAGGGGACCCTCACTCACTGCATTAAGATGAACTAAGATCCGACGCCTATCTGTCAGAACACACGCGGCGTATTTCCACCGGTTGGCCGTTTCGCACTACCGGCGAGGCGAGCCTTAGTCGTCTTCTTCGTGTCGGGGCATCTCTCGTGCAAAAAGCTCCCTAGGCGCGCCCCAAGCTCGCCAGGATCAAACCGCTGCGAGACGTCTTCTTGCAACTTGGAAAACTCGATTTCTAAGGACATCAAAGAGTCGcgaatttctaattattttagTTGCTAAATGACGCAAAACACATGGGTTATAACTTATAAGATTGTTTTTCAACTGAGTCTTTTGTCCCATAATGGGGTTCACGTGCCACCCTCCCAAAAAGCGCAGCACAGCACACATACCAACCAAGAAAGAATCCCAAATGCAAGCTCATCCTCCATCTGCTCCCTCCTCGTCCCTCCTCTCCTCGATCGCCATGAGAAaaagaccaaaacgacatcCAAAGAGACAAAAAACGAGAGGAAAAGAGGAGCACGTCCGGACCGGACCCCCCCATCGCCTTCTCTCTCTTGAAATCGAAACCAACGTTAGGACAGACCCCCCCGTCTCTCCTCGTCAGTCAGAAATCGATCCCAGCCTCCTCACTGGTTTTTATCCATTTTAGCAGAATCCCaggacagacagacagacagacgcCCCCCGCGGGCAGAATGTGTTATGTGGGGAAAGCAACAaagatcttcatcttcattgttACCGCGCTCGTCGTCCTCGGCCTCGTCGTCGGCTTCGGCCCCTTGCGTCACTCCCTCCACCACCGTTCCCACGCCCACCAATGCTCCGGCGACTCCTCCTCCTGCACTTTCTCTTCCCCCGTCGTCTCCCCCACCACACCCACCAACCCAATCTACCCTTCTACCCCCGATCCCGGGTCCTCGTCGACCCAGCCCGTCCCATCTAGCTCGAACCCTCCTCCCAGCCCGACTACCTCAGCTACTCCCTCATCCTACCCGCCACCGCCCAGCCCGATCCTGAGCCCACCCATCGCGATCCCCACTGCCCCTCCGCCGACGTCTCCATCATTGCCACTCTCCCCTCCGCCAACGCCGCCAGCGGAATTGCCGCCTCCGCCACCCCCGCCGCCAGCTGCTACTGCTGCGGCGCCGCCCTACACAAGCCCGCCGAGCCCGGGGGTGGTGACTCCAGGTCCTGAGCATGCTTTAGCTTAACTTagctgttctttcttcttcttaagAATTAGTCAGAGATACAGTGCGTccccattttcttctttcatcttAATAGGCGAAGACAAATTCGTGAGTTTTAGAGTGAGGGATCAGCTTGATCTGGCATGGGCTGTGTATAGATGGCGGAGGTGTAATTTGGAAGGTTGGTGctgtttctttttcctgaaaattagcaaaaaaatcacttctttcacctttttttccctttgcaaCATAGGATTCTCTCGAATCTCTTCATTGTTTCTTGGAGGGCGCTTCGGTTTTTACTTACATTGGGTCTCTTTCGATGGGATTAGTGTCGCCATTCGATTTGTTCTTTTACCCTTTATCGTCCTTCCTCTGCATCTCTCAACAGCTAACCAAATCGTGCTGGAAATTTAACTCTTTCTTCTGGTCAGAAAACAAAATTTCTGCTGGAACACACTCTTTTATCTTGCTCTTTCGGCTTTCCCTTTTCTGCGCTCAATCTGAAGAGCACTGCAATAAAGAACGAACCAGAAAAGGAGTCTTCATAAATTAATGTAATTGAGGAGCTGCCTATGGTGGTTGGACTTGGAATGGGGGTTCTCTCTTTGTTATTGCTAGGCGATCTCTGGCATCCAATGGTAGATGGAGTCATATTCTTAATTCCATCCAACCAAGAAGAAACGTAAATTGAGTATCATCTTTCTTCCATGTGATACTAAGCCAAGAGTAAATGATATTAGTACACGGTACTTAATGTTATGTCAACAGTTGCTGGATGAGTAATTGTTTTTGCCAACTAAGGT is a genomic window containing:
- the LOC115752353 gene encoding proline-rich receptor-like protein kinase PERK8 — its product is MCYVGKATKIFIFIVTALVVLGLVVGFGPLRHSLHHRSHAHQCSGDSSSCTFSSPVVSPTTPTNPIYPSTPDPGSSSTQPVPSSSNPPPSPTTSATPSSYPPPPSPILSPPIAIPTAPPPTSPSLPLSPPPTPPAELPPPPPPPPAATAAAPPYTSPPSPGVVTPGPEHALA